In one window of Rhodopseudomonas palustris HaA2 DNA:
- a CDS encoding DUF2189 domain-containing protein, translating into MATIYPAEASDARPIGAAAEPSVHRIALADLHDALRRGWDDFKAVPSHAVMLCVIYPVLGLVLARLVLGYSVLPLLFPLAAGFALIGPFAALGLYELSRRRKAGEDASAWHAVDVLRSPSIGAMLGLGAILFAVFGVWIATAQGIYVATFGHAPAAAIPDFVTRVLTTPEGWSLIAIGCGVGFMFAVAALCVSVVAFPMMLDRQAGVGAAVTASLRVAARNPLEIAAWGLIVAALLVLGSLPAFLGLAVVIPLLGHATWHLYRKVIEPNPHPPQIPPPNPIKRSAADFPATLLQWKRKAG; encoded by the coding sequence ATGGCCACGATCTATCCTGCCGAAGCCAGTGACGCCCGCCCGATCGGCGCGGCGGCCGAGCCGTCGGTTCATCGTATCGCTCTTGCCGACCTGCACGACGCGCTGCGGCGCGGCTGGGACGACTTCAAGGCGGTGCCCAGCCACGCCGTGATGCTGTGCGTGATCTATCCGGTGCTCGGCCTGGTGCTGGCGCGGCTTGTGCTCGGCTATTCGGTGCTGCCGCTGCTGTTTCCGCTCGCCGCCGGCTTCGCGCTGATCGGGCCGTTCGCAGCCCTCGGGCTGTACGAACTGAGCCGCCGACGCAAGGCCGGCGAGGATGCCTCGGCGTGGCACGCCGTCGACGTGCTGCGTTCGCCGTCGATCGGGGCGATGCTAGGGCTCGGCGCGATCCTGTTCGCCGTGTTCGGGGTGTGGATCGCGACCGCGCAGGGCATCTATGTCGCCACCTTCGGCCATGCGCCGGCGGCGGCGATCCCGGATTTCGTCACCCGTGTGCTGACCACGCCGGAAGGCTGGAGCCTGATCGCGATCGGCTGCGGTGTCGGCTTCATGTTCGCGGTCGCGGCGCTGTGCGTCAGCGTGGTGGCGTTTCCGATGATGCTCGACCGTCAGGCCGGGGTCGGCGCAGCGGTGACGGCGTCGTTGCGCGTCGCCGCGCGCAATCCGCTGGAAATCGCCGCCTGGGGCCTGATCGTGGCCGCGCTGCTGGTGCTGGGCTCGCTGCCGGCCTTCCTCGGCCTCGCGGTGGTCATCCCGCTGCTCGGCCACGCCACCTGGCATCTCTACCGCAAGGTGATCGAGCCCAATCCGCATCCGCCGCAGATTCCCCCGCCGAACCCGATCAAGCGTTCCGCGGCCGACTTCCCCGCGACGCTGCTGCAGTGGAAGCGCAAGGCGGGCTAG
- a CDS encoding DUF1127 domain-containing protein: MLLSLIRALRAFRDYQRNLAELSQLSDRELADIGLDRSDIPRVASGHFNG, encoded by the coding sequence ATGTTGCTTTCGCTCATCCGCGCCCTCCGGGCGTTCCGGGATTATCAGCGCAATCTCGCTGAACTCTCGCAGCTCAGTGATCGCGAACTGGCCGATATCGGACTCGACCGCTCGGACATCCCGCGCGTGGCGTCCGGTCACTTCAATGGCTGA
- the trmFO gene encoding methylenetetrahydrofolate--tRNA-(uracil(54)-C(5))-methyltransferase (FADH(2)-oxidizing) TrmFO has protein sequence MIIAAPPPQPASNQPVHVIGGGLAGSEATWQLARAGVRVVLHEMRPHRSTEAHKTDGLAELVCSNSFRSDDAANNAVGLLHAEMRRLGSLVMRAADANQVPAGGALAVDRDGFSAAVTKALAEHPLIEIRREEIAGLPPEDWGNVIVATGPLTSAALAEAVRALTDESALAFFDAIAPIVHRDSIDMSIAWFQSRYDKAGPGGSGADYLNCPMNREQYDAFVDALIAGDKVDFKDWEKDTPYFDGCLPIEVMAERGRETLRHGPMKPVGLTNPHNPTVKAYAIVQLRQDNKLGTLFNMVGFQTKLNYAAQQRVFRTIPGLENAEFARLGGLHRNTFLNSPKLLDAGLRLRAAPRLRFAGQMTGCEGYVESAGIGLVAGLSAAADALGRSMTTPPPTTALGALLGHITGGHIETIDAGPRSFQPMNINFGLFPPLAQAPTHGPDGKKLRGPEKSVAKKQALSARALADLDAWIAASLKLPAAA, from the coding sequence ATGATCATTGCCGCGCCCCCTCCCCAACCCGCGTCCAACCAGCCTGTTCACGTCATCGGCGGCGGCCTCGCCGGCTCCGAAGCCACCTGGCAATTGGCGCGCGCCGGCGTGCGCGTCGTGCTGCACGAGATGCGGCCGCATCGCTCGACAGAGGCGCACAAGACCGACGGCCTCGCCGAGCTGGTCTGCTCCAATTCCTTCCGCTCCGATGACGCCGCCAACAACGCGGTCGGGCTGCTGCACGCCGAGATGCGCCGGCTCGGCTCGCTGGTGATGCGCGCGGCCGACGCCAATCAGGTCCCGGCCGGCGGCGCGCTGGCGGTCGATCGCGACGGCTTCTCCGCCGCCGTCACGAAGGCGCTGGCCGAGCATCCGCTGATCGAGATCCGCCGCGAGGAAATCGCCGGCCTGCCGCCGGAGGACTGGGGCAACGTCATCGTCGCCACCGGCCCGCTGACCTCGGCGGCGCTGGCCGAGGCGGTCCGCGCGCTGACCGATGAATCCGCGCTGGCGTTCTTCGACGCCATCGCCCCGATCGTGCATCGCGACTCGATCGACATGTCGATCGCCTGGTTCCAGTCGCGCTACGACAAGGCCGGCCCCGGCGGCAGCGGCGCCGACTATCTCAACTGCCCGATGAATCGCGAGCAGTACGACGCTTTCGTCGACGCGCTGATCGCCGGCGACAAGGTCGATTTCAAGGACTGGGAGAAGGACACGCCGTATTTCGACGGCTGCCTGCCGATCGAGGTGATGGCCGAGCGCGGCCGCGAGACGCTGCGCCACGGGCCGATGAAGCCGGTCGGGCTCACCAATCCGCACAACCCGACGGTCAAGGCCTACGCCATCGTCCAGCTCCGCCAGGACAACAAGCTCGGCACGCTGTTCAACATGGTCGGCTTCCAGACCAAGCTGAACTACGCCGCGCAGCAACGCGTCTTCCGCACCATCCCGGGGCTGGAAAATGCTGAATTTGCAAGGCTCGGCGGGCTGCATCGCAACACGTTTCTGAACTCGCCGAAGCTGCTCGATGCCGGCCTGCGGCTGCGCGCCGCGCCGCGGCTGCGGTTCGCCGGCCAGATGACCGGCTGCGAAGGCTATGTCGAATCAGCCGGCATCGGTCTCGTCGCCGGGCTCAGCGCCGCCGCCGACGCGCTCGGCCGATCCATGACGACGCCGCCGCCGACCACCGCGCTCGGCGCCCTGCTCGGCCACATCACCGGCGGCCATATCGAGACCATCGACGCCGGCCCGCGCTCGTTTCAGCCGATGAACATCAATTTCGGCCTGTTCCCGCCGCTGGCGCAGGCGCCGACCCACGGCCCCGACGGCAAGAAGCTGCGCGGCCCGGAAAAGTCGGTCGCCAAGAAACAGGCGCTCAGCGCCCGCGCGCTGGCGGATCTGGATGCGTGGATCGCTGCAAGCCTGAAGCTACCGGCGGCGGCGTAG
- a CDS encoding phytoene/squalene synthase family protein — MSGNAGDDAAAAFCAELVRSHDFDRYAATLFVEPPRRRALLALYAFNVEVVRVRDQVSQPLPGEIRLQWWTDTLAGTAHGGIEGNPVAAELLRATGQHGLPVAALAQLIETHLFDLYNDPMPTLTVLEAYAADTDGALFALAARILDQGSEAVDHLARHAGVAQGFARAIARLPIDAARRQCFVPLELLAAHGSSEAEVYAGRATPALRLTLDALIAEAQRHCDAALRLLAEVPPPARRAFLPLALAQRDLDRLAQPGTDLFAPHERSRLATLWTLWKASRTRAFRQ, encoded by the coding sequence ATGAGCGGCAACGCCGGCGACGACGCCGCCGCGGCATTCTGCGCCGAACTGGTGCGCAGCCACGATTTCGACCGCTACGCCGCGACGCTGTTCGTCGAGCCGCCGCGCCGGCGCGCGCTGCTGGCGCTGTACGCCTTCAACGTCGAGGTGGTGCGCGTCCGCGACCAGGTCAGCCAGCCGCTGCCGGGCGAAATCCGGCTGCAATGGTGGACCGACACGCTGGCCGGCACCGCGCATGGCGGCATCGAAGGCAATCCGGTCGCGGCCGAATTGTTGCGCGCGACCGGGCAGCACGGGCTGCCGGTCGCGGCTCTGGCGCAACTGATCGAAACGCATCTGTTCGACCTCTACAACGACCCGATGCCGACGCTGACCGTGCTGGAAGCCTATGCGGCCGATACCGACGGCGCGCTGTTCGCGCTGGCGGCGCGGATCCTCGATCAGGGCTCGGAGGCGGTCGACCATCTCGCCCGCCATGCCGGGGTGGCGCAGGGATTCGCGCGCGCGATCGCGCGGCTGCCGATCGATGCAGCGCGACGGCAGTGCTTCGTCCCGCTCGAGCTTTTGGCGGCGCACGGCAGCAGCGAGGCCGAGGTCTATGCCGGCCGCGCCACACCGGCGCTACGGCTGACGCTCGACGCGCTGATCGCCGAGGCGCAGCGCCATTGCGACGCCGCGCTGCGGCTGCTCGCCGAAGTGCCGCCACCGGCGCGCCGCGCGTTCCTGCCGCTGGCGCTGGCGCAGCGCGATCTCGACCGGCTGGCGCAGCCCGGCACCGACCTGTTCGCGCCGCACGAGCGCTCCCGTCTGGCGACGCTGTGGACCCTGTGGAAGGCGTCGCGGACGCGGGCGTTTCGGCAATAA
- a CDS encoding Mth938-like domain-containing protein, whose amino-acid sequence MADRPEIPHFPRTASVEAYGKGGFYFGDMSHVGSLLFLPDAVWGWDVTEPAQIDRYSLQRVFDNANAIETLIVGTGTDVWIAPRPLREQLRAVGIVLDTMQTGPAVRTYNIMIGERRRVAAALIAVP is encoded by the coding sequence TTGGCGGACCGCCCGGAGATCCCGCATTTTCCGCGCACGGCCTCGGTCGAGGCCTATGGCAAGGGCGGGTTCTATTTCGGCGACATGTCGCATGTCGGCTCGCTGCTGTTCCTGCCCGACGCGGTGTGGGGCTGGGACGTCACCGAGCCGGCCCAGATCGACCGCTATAGCCTGCAGCGGGTGTTCGACAACGCCAACGCGATCGAGACGCTGATCGTCGGCACCGGCACCGACGTCTGGATCGCGCCGCGTCCGCTCCGCGAGCAACTGCGCGCCGTGGGCATCGTTCTGGATACGATGCAGACCGGGCCGGCGGTGCGGACCTACAACATCATGATCGGCGAGCGCCGCCGCGTCGCCGCGGCGCTGATCGCGGTGCCATGA
- the secF gene encoding protein translocase subunit SecF → MTSTQWILIGLGALVVALTIVSIMGWLPSLRIVPDDTHFDFTQFRRISFPISALLSIAAITLFFTHGLNFGIDFKGGTLLEVRAHSGAADIPGMRDTLSKLGLGEVQLQQFGGPSEVLIRVAEQPGGDAAQQEAVQKVRGALGNSVDYRRVEVVGPRVSSELLAYGMLGLMLAILGILVYLWFRFEWQFALGAMIANVHDIVLTIGFMSISQVDFDLTSIAALLTILGYSLNDTVVIYDRIREMLRRYKKMPMPQLLNESINSTLSRSIITHVTVTLALFALLLFGGNAIHSFTAVMMFGVVLVGTYTSIFIAAPILIYLGVGTHRLDDPSEKTERSEKAAALATPEGAAIPQTAEKPKKPVKSGKR, encoded by the coding sequence GTGACATCGACACAGTGGATTTTGATCGGGCTGGGCGCGTTGGTCGTGGCGCTGACGATCGTCAGCATCATGGGCTGGCTGCCGTCGCTGCGGATCGTGCCCGACGACACGCATTTCGACTTCACCCAATTCCGGCGGATCAGTTTTCCGATCTCGGCGCTGCTGTCGATCGCCGCGATCACGCTGTTCTTCACCCACGGGCTGAACTTCGGCATCGACTTCAAGGGCGGCACGCTGCTCGAGGTCAGGGCTCATTCCGGCGCGGCCGATATCCCCGGGATGCGCGACACGCTGAGCAAACTCGGGCTCGGTGAAGTCCAGCTCCAGCAATTCGGCGGTCCGTCCGAGGTGCTGATCCGCGTTGCCGAACAGCCCGGCGGCGACGCCGCGCAGCAGGAGGCGGTGCAGAAGGTGCGCGGCGCGCTCGGCAATTCGGTCGACTATCGCCGCGTCGAAGTGGTCGGCCCGCGCGTCTCGAGCGAACTCCTGGCCTACGGCATGCTCGGCCTGATGCTCGCGATCCTGGGCATTCTGGTCTATCTCTGGTTCCGGTTCGAATGGCAGTTCGCGCTCGGCGCGATGATCGCCAACGTCCACGACATCGTGCTGACGATCGGCTTCATGTCGATCAGCCAGGTCGATTTCGACCTCACCAGCATCGCGGCGCTGCTGACGATTCTCGGCTATTCGCTCAACGACACCGTGGTGATCTACGACCGCATCCGCGAGATGCTGCGGCGCTACAAGAAGATGCCGATGCCGCAGCTTCTGAACGAGTCGATCAACTCGACGCTGTCGCGCTCGATCATCACCCACGTCACCGTGACGCTGGCGCTGTTCGCGCTGCTGCTGTTCGGCGGCAACGCGATCCACTCCTTCACGGCGGTGATGATGTTCGGCGTGGTGCTGGTCGGCACCTACACCTCGATCTTCATCGCGGCGCCGATCCTGATCTATCTCGGCGTCGGCACGCATCGGCTCGACGATCCGTCGGAAAAAACCGAACGGTCGGAAAAGGCCGCGGCGCTGGCGACACCCGAGGGGGCCGCGATTCCCCAGACGGCCGAGAAGCCGAAGAAGCCTGTGAAGTCGGGGAAGCGCTGA
- the secD gene encoding protein translocase subunit SecD — protein MLYFTRWKALAVIVTALAVCLCAVPNFFPDHTVKTWPKWAQRHLVLGLDLQGGSHILLEVDANSVRKDKLDSVRDDARRVLREARIAYTGLATKGDQVEVRISKENEVPTALTKLRELSQPLGGLLGSNGQRSLDVTDAGGGLIRLTVPQAAIAERVRQSVDQSIQIVERRVNELGTVEPLIQRQGADRILVQVPGLQDPTRLKELLGKTAKLDFRMVDSSVSPEQAQAGRAPSDSDVLMSSSSPKQPYVIKKQVLVSGADLTDAQPGFDQRTSEPIVSFRFNTNGARKFARATTENVGQPFAIVLDNEVISAPVIREPITGGSGQISGSFTVQGANDLAILLRAGALPAPLTIIEERTVGPGLGQDSIEKGELAAYVGSILVIIFMLLTYRLFGVFANIAVAVNVAMIFGVLSLLNATLTLPGIAGVVLTVGIAVDSNVLIYERIREELRAGRNAISAIDAGFKRALSTILDSNITTFIAAAVLFYIGTGPVRGFAVTLGIGIITTVFTAFTVTRLIVATWVRWKRPQTVPI, from the coding sequence ATGCTGTATTTCACACGGTGGAAGGCGCTGGCGGTCATTGTGACGGCGCTGGCGGTGTGCCTTTGCGCCGTTCCCAACTTCTTCCCCGACCACACCGTGAAGACCTGGCCGAAATGGGCGCAGCGCCATCTGGTGCTGGGCCTCGACCTGCAGGGCGGCTCGCACATCCTGCTCGAGGTCGACGCCAATTCGGTGAGGAAGGACAAGCTCGATTCGGTGCGCGACGATGCGCGCCGGGTGCTGCGCGAAGCCCGGATCGCCTATACGGGTCTGGCGACGAAGGGCGACCAGGTCGAGGTTCGGATCAGCAAGGAGAACGAGGTCCCGACCGCGCTCACCAAGCTGCGTGAGCTGTCGCAGCCGCTCGGTGGCTTGCTCGGCAGCAACGGCCAGCGCAGCCTCGACGTCACCGATGCCGGTGGCGGCTTGATCCGGCTGACCGTGCCGCAGGCGGCGATCGCCGAACGGGTGCGCCAGTCGGTCGACCAGTCGATCCAGATCGTCGAGCGCCGCGTCAACGAACTCGGCACCGTCGAGCCGCTGATCCAGCGTCAGGGCGCCGATCGGATTCTCGTCCAGGTGCCCGGTCTGCAGGATCCGACCCGATTGAAGGAACTGCTCGGCAAGACAGCCAAGCTCGACTTCCGCATGGTGGATTCCTCGGTGTCGCCCGAACAGGCGCAAGCGGGCCGCGCGCCGTCGGATTCCGATGTGCTGATGAGTTCGTCGTCGCCGAAGCAGCCTTACGTCATCAAGAAGCAGGTGCTGGTGTCCGGCGCCGATCTCACCGACGCGCAGCCGGGCTTCGACCAGCGCACCAGCGAGCCGATCGTCAGCTTCCGCTTCAACACCAACGGCGCCCGCAAATTCGCCCGCGCCACCACCGAGAATGTCGGCCAACCGTTCGCGATCGTGCTCGACAACGAGGTGATCTCCGCGCCCGTGATCCGTGAGCCGATCACCGGCGGCTCCGGCCAGATTTCCGGCAGCTTCACCGTGCAGGGCGCCAACGATCTCGCGATCCTGCTGCGCGCCGGCGCGCTGCCGGCGCCGCTGACGATCATCGAGGAACGCACCGTCGGCCCCGGCCTCGGCCAGGATTCGATCGAGAAGGGCGAACTCGCGGCCTATGTCGGCTCGATCCTCGTCATCATCTTCATGCTGCTGACCTACCGGCTGTTCGGCGTGTTCGCCAACATCGCGGTGGCCGTCAACGTGGCGATGATCTTCGGCGTGCTGTCGCTGCTCAACGCCACGCTGACGCTGCCCGGCATCGCCGGCGTGGTGCTCACCGTCGGCATCGCGGTGGACTCCAACGTGCTGATCTACGAGCGCATCCGCGAGGAGCTGCGCGCCGGCCGCAATGCGATCTCGGCGATCGATGCCGGCTTCAAGCGGGCGCTGTCGACGATTCTCGATTCCAACATCACCACCTTCATCGCCGCCGCGGTGCTGTTCTACATCGGCACCGGGCCGGTGCGCGGCTTCGCGGTGACGCTCGGCATCGGCATTATCACCACCGTGTTCACCGCCTTCACCGTGACCCGGCTGATCGTTGCCACCTGGGTGCGGTGGAAGCGGCCGCAGACCGTGCCGATCTGA
- the yajC gene encoding preprotein translocase subunit YajC, whose protein sequence is MFVTPAFAQAAAAGGDANSMLMSLLPFALIFVIMYFLILRPQQRKVKEHAELVKNIRRGDTIITSGGLVGKVTKVVDDDQIEFELADGVRARQMRQMITGVRTKGEPVKDVPEKGKGKSKDKDADDKAESAKDSTKDDTASS, encoded by the coding sequence ATGTTTGTTACTCCTGCATTTGCTCAGGCCGCGGCCGCCGGCGGCGACGCCAACAGCATGCTGATGTCGCTGCTGCCGTTCGCGCTGATCTTCGTCATCATGTATTTCCTGATCCTGCGGCCGCAGCAGCGCAAGGTGAAGGAGCACGCCGAACTGGTGAAGAACATCCGCCGCGGCGACACCATCATCACCTCGGGCGGCCTGGTCGGCAAGGTGACCAAGGTGGTCGACGACGACCAGATCGAGTTCGAACTCGCCGACGGTGTCCGCGCGCGCCAGATGCGCCAGATGATCACCGGCGTCCGCACCAAGGGCGAGCCGGTCAAGGACGTTCCCGAGAAGGGCAAGGGCAAGTCCAAGGACAAGGACGCCGACGACAAGGCCGAATCGGCCAAGGACTCGACCAAGGACGACACCGCGTCGAGCTGA
- a CDS encoding ATP-binding protein, whose protein sequence is MAKTTKSKTTQSKTSRPKSARPSRPAAKKPAAKRRGTAPRPAAAAADSSTLERIARALEGISAHLAGTSAQPAAATLASAEAFIWHPEGRLAPVPKVSRVELDLLQGIDRMRDTLIDNTERFATGLPANNALLWGARGMGKSSLVKAAHAHVNARPDVAGTLKLIEIHREDIESLPALMTLLRESDDRFIVFCDDLSFDGNDASYKSLKAVLEGGIEGRPDNVILYATSNRRHLLAREMVENERSTAINPGEAVEEKVSLSDRFGLWLGFHKCSQDEFLTMVRGYCDHYGIRVDDEQLEREALEWSTTRGSRSGRVAWQFVQDLAGRMKVRLGGK, encoded by the coding sequence ATGGCCAAGACAACCAAATCCAAGACAACCCAATCCAAGACGTCCCGCCCCAAATCCGCCCGCCCGTCCCGCCCCGCCGCCAAGAAGCCCGCCGCCAAGCGCCGCGGCACCGCGCCCAGGCCGGCCGCGGCAGCCGCGGATTCATCGACGCTGGAGCGCATCGCGCGCGCACTGGAGGGCATTTCGGCGCATTTGGCGGGGACTTCGGCGCAGCCGGCCGCCGCGACGCTGGCCTCCGCCGAGGCTTTCATCTGGCACCCCGAGGGGCGACTGGCGCCGGTTCCCAAGGTCAGCCGGGTCGAACTCGACCTGCTGCAGGGCATCGACCGGATGCGCGACACCCTGATCGACAATACCGAACGGTTCGCGACCGGCCTGCCCGCCAACAACGCCTTGTTGTGGGGCGCGCGCGGCATGGGCAAATCGTCGCTGGTCAAGGCCGCTCACGCTCATGTCAACGCGCGGCCCGACGTCGCCGGCACGCTGAAGCTGATCGAGATCCACCGCGAGGACATCGAAAGCCTGCCGGCGCTGATGACGCTGCTGCGGGAGTCGGATGATCGCTTCATCGTGTTCTGCGACGACCTGTCGTTCGACGGCAACGACGCTTCGTACAAATCGCTGAAGGCGGTGCTCGAGGGCGGCATCGAAGGCCGGCCGGACAATGTGATTCTCTACGCCACCTCCAACCGGCGGCATCTGCTGGCGCGCGAGATGGTCGAGAACGAGCGCTCGACCGCGATCAATCCCGGCGAAGCCGTCGAGGAGAAGGTATCTCTGTCGGATCGCTTCGGGCTGTGGCTCGGCTTCCATAAATGCAGCCAGGACGAATTCCTGACGATGGTGCGCGGCTATTGCGACCATTACGGCATTCGGGTCGATGACGAGCAGCTCGAGCGCGAGGCGCTGGAATGGTCGACGACGCGCGGCTCGCGCTCCGGCCGCGTCGCCTGGCAATTCGTGCAGGACCTCGCCGGTCGGATGAAGGTGCGGCTCGGCGGCAAGTAA
- a CDS encoding porin family protein, whose protein sequence is MATLGANAVRISVFYLSAALLTPSGTSQAADLARPAAPLAGAVWTWTGFYVGAHLGAGFGTVKVDNPYGPSIYGDTIRVPKALAGLQAGYNWQVPGSPWVLGIELDASALDADGTDTCLAYSGQFVSANCRVREHALGTVTGRIGRVFGPQGRSLAYLKGGAAVLAGDLTMTTNAVDYLNQPAAKLDATRWGWTVGAGLEYGLSSGWTVKAEYDYAAFGRRGIDSPDGGFLQIPNDPSSLINTVGAATQARQDMHLVKLGLNYYFGRGAGIAEQTPLLPVKAPATSPWAAWQFDVGARYWYSRGRYQNDLTLNTVNAQQDHLVSRLTYESEGHSGEVFWRIDSPRKLFLKGFAGGGGLVAGKMNDEDWFPTDPNFAAAYSNTYHGKVTGTIAYATLDAGIDLLGDATGKLGVFAGYNFYRDRKDAFGCAQIALVGLPSPCSVPDPTSQIAITQHEDWHSLRLGANGSLTIAPGAKLTVDAAYLPYAHISALDVHHNRTDVPDKNSPAWGTGRGVQLEAILSYDVTPTFNVGVGGRYWAMWATDVETAGFGSPVATQLLPIRVERYGTFVQASYKFDVR, encoded by the coding sequence ATGGCGACTTTGGGGGCAAACGCCGTGCGCATATCCGTCTTCTATCTTTCAGCCGCGCTTCTCACGCCGTCCGGCACGTCACAGGCCGCGGATCTCGCGCGGCCTGCAGCTCCGCTCGCAGGCGCCGTCTGGACCTGGACAGGATTCTATGTCGGCGCGCATCTGGGCGCCGGATTTGGAACGGTGAAGGTCGACAACCCTTACGGACCGTCGATCTATGGCGATACCATCCGCGTGCCGAAGGCGCTCGCCGGCCTGCAGGCGGGCTACAATTGGCAAGTGCCGGGCTCGCCTTGGGTGCTCGGCATCGAACTGGACGCATCCGCTCTCGACGCCGACGGCACCGACACCTGCCTTGCTTACTCCGGCCAGTTCGTGTCGGCGAATTGCCGCGTCCGCGAGCACGCGCTCGGCACCGTCACCGGGCGGATCGGTCGCGTGTTCGGACCGCAGGGGCGCTCGCTGGCCTACCTCAAGGGCGGCGCCGCGGTTCTGGCGGGCGACCTGACCATGACCACCAATGCGGTCGACTATCTGAACCAGCCGGCGGCGAAGCTCGACGCGACGCGCTGGGGCTGGACCGTGGGGGCGGGCCTCGAATACGGGTTGTCGTCCGGCTGGACCGTCAAGGCCGAGTACGACTATGCGGCGTTCGGTCGTCGCGGGATCGACAGCCCCGATGGCGGATTTCTTCAGATCCCGAACGATCCCTCCAGCCTGATCAACACCGTCGGCGCAGCGACGCAGGCCCGGCAGGATATGCATCTGGTCAAGCTCGGACTGAACTATTACTTCGGACGCGGCGCCGGCATCGCCGAACAAACCCCGCTCCTGCCCGTGAAAGCGCCGGCCACGAGCCCATGGGCGGCTTGGCAGTTCGATGTCGGCGCCCGCTATTGGTACAGCCGCGGCCGCTATCAGAACGATCTCACGCTCAACACCGTCAACGCCCAGCAGGACCATCTGGTCTCGCGCCTGACCTATGAAAGCGAAGGTCATTCGGGCGAAGTGTTCTGGCGGATCGACAGCCCGCGGAAGCTGTTCCTGAAGGGCTTCGCCGGCGGCGGCGGGCTGGTCGCGGGCAAGATGAACGACGAGGACTGGTTTCCGACCGACCCGAACTTCGCTGCAGCCTATTCGAACACCTATCATGGCAAGGTGACCGGCACGATTGCTTACGCGACGCTGGACGCCGGCATCGATCTGCTCGGCGATGCCACCGGCAAGCTCGGCGTGTTCGCCGGCTACAATTTCTATCGTGATCGCAAGGATGCGTTCGGCTGCGCGCAGATCGCGCTGGTCGGCCTGCCCTCGCCGTGCAGCGTCCCCGATCCGACCAGCCAGATCGCGATCACCCAGCATGAGGATTGGCACTCGCTGCGGCTCGGAGCCAATGGCAGCCTGACCATTGCGCCCGGCGCCAAGCTCACGGTCGACGCGGCCTATCTGCCCTACGCGCACATCTCCGCGCTCGACGTCCACCACAATCGGACCGACGTCCCGGACAAGAATTCCCCGGCCTGGGGAACGGGACGCGGCGTTCAGCTCGAAGCGATCCTCAGCTACGACGTGACTCCGACGTTCAACGTCGGTGTCGGCGGCCGCTATTGGGCGATGTGGGCGACCGACGTGGAGACCGCCGGGTTCGGCAGTCCCGTCGCGACGCAATTGCTGCCGATCCGCGTCGAGCGCTACGGCACCTTCGTGCAGGCGTCCTACAAGTTCGACGTCCGCTAG